TGGTTCTGTAAGCCTTACAAGAATTATTACTACAGGGTTCCTCGGGTCTGGGCTAACCCATGAAATCAAAGCTCTGATAATGATAATCCACATGTATAAATTCAAGCTCATATGGATGAGTTGAGCAATCGATTTTAATAAATTTGCAAGAAAAATCATTTTTTTCCTCGATTCCTCGGACCAAAAAGAATCGTCCCTAACCTTACAATCGTGGCTCCTTCTTCCACTGCAACTTCATAATCTGAACTCATTCCCATAGAAAGTTCCATTATTGAAATGTTATCCAAATTCATTCGATTTATTTTTTCTTTGATTTCGCGCAACTCTTTAAAGTACGGCCTTGACATTTCTGGATTTTCAAAGAATGGTGGAATTGCCATCAATCCGATTATTTCAATATTTTTTAAACCCGTTAATTTCCCAACAGAAGAAAATATATCTTCTTCTTTAATTCCCCATTTTGTTTCTTCTCCTGCTAAATTCACCTCGATAAAACATCGAATTTTTCTATTTAATAATTCAGCATCCCTGTTAATTTTCTCGGCCAGCTCAATGCTGCTTAAAGATTCAATCACACTGAACAATTCAAGGGCTTTTTTAACTTTATTTTTCTGAAGATTTCCAATCATATGCCATTCAATCGAAGGAATGTTTATCTCGCTTATTTTCTGATTAGCTTCCTGAACCCTGTTTTCTCCAAAAAGTTTAATTCCAGCTTCGTAAGCTTCAATAATTTTTTCAGTTGGAACACTTTTTGTAGCACCAAGAATTTTTATTTCCTCTGGATTCCTTCCTGATTTTTTTGCTGATATTTTTATTCTTTCCCCAATAAATTCTATATTTTCTTTTAAACTCATTTTTAGAAATTTACTCTCCTTTATCTTTCCTTATCCTTTTTTCGAATTGAAGGGGAAGAAATGAACTGCTGTGTCATAAAAATGAGCATCTACTATCTCATCCATCTTTTTCCCAGCAATCATATCCTCGATTAAAAAAGTTCCCAGCTTTGGGGCTTTAAGATATCCATCCAATGCAGCCTCCGCCAACCTACCACTGCTCAACCAATCTATAATCCACTCTCTTGCGTAAACAGGGTCTTCCTGGGGAACACCAGCATGAATTTCCATCAGCCATTTCATGTTATAATCTTCATGGGAACCAATTGGAGGCGCAATAATTATAGGAATACCAAGACCACAATAAAAAGAAAGCTCTGATGGTTTTGTCCACAGGATATCAGTGGTACGGAGAACCTCATTAAACCCTTTAAAATAACTATATTTATCAGGATGATAGATGATCCTTAGACTTCTATCCAAACATTCCTCGATGCGAAGCTCCTTGGCAAAATCCTCTAAATAGAACTGGAGATTTTTTCTAACGCCAACACTGATGTTTATTGTAATTCTTTTTTCTATGAGTAATTCCCTAAAACTTTTTATTAATTTAAGAGCAATATCTGCCTGGGCTCCTGCCCCACCTATGGCAAAAGTGATAGAAAGGGGCCTTTTTCTGTAAAGGTCAATGTTTGGTCCCAGAAGGAGGGAGAGTGAGGAATGATGTTGTTTAAAAAACCTACCCTTAGGGTCGAGATGATGTAGTCTATCAAGGAAATCTACTTTAAGAAACTCCATTTGCTCTCTACTTCCAATGTTCTCTTTAGGAAGAGGAAAGCCTGTCATAAATATTCTATCCTTATTTACCCCATATCTCTTCAACCGTTTCACAATATTCTCACAGGGAGCGAAATAATTAATCCTGCTTCTGGATGGTTCAGAGGCAACCCACACTCTGTTTATATCAGCATCGCAAATAACACAGAATATCTTTCCTATATAACCGTAATAATCTGCGACCAAAGCAGGCACGTAAAAGGTGGTCACAAGAGGTTTTGGCTCCTTCTCCACATATTTTATTATTTCTAAACCAAGGCCTTTTTTTATTAACTTCGATAAATAATAAGTCTGGATTGTTGGCCGCGATAGATCCCTTCTTGGATAAATGGGTTTTATATTCTGAAAATAATCCAGGATATTGAAAAGATACTTACCAACGATCGGAACCTGTCTTGAACGAGAGAGAAATTCATAGGTTCTTCTAACCTTTTTCCAGAATTTA
The window above is part of the Acidobacteriota bacterium genome. Proteins encoded here:
- a CDS encoding YggT family protein, producing MIFLANLLKSIAQLIHMSLNLYMWIIIIRALISWVSPDPRNPVVIILVRLTEPVLRPIRRYVPPWRMGGIDISPLIAILIIIFIDNFLLETLIEYSIKLKGF
- a CDS encoding YggS family pyridoxal phosphate-dependent enzyme codes for the protein MSLKENIEFIGERIKISAKKSGRNPEEIKILGATKSVPTEKIIEAYEAGIKLFGENRVQEANQKISEINIPSIEWHMIGNLQKNKVKKALELFSVIESLSSIELAEKINRDAELLNRKIRCFIEVNLAGEETKWGIKEEDIFSSVGKLTGLKNIEIIGLMAIPPFFENPEMSRPYFKELREIKEKINRMNLDNISIMELSMGMSSDYEVAVEEGATIVRLGTILFGPRNRGKK